The following proteins are encoded in a genomic region of Dyadobacter sp. UC 10:
- a CDS encoding cytochrome-c peroxidase has product MNRAIFLVMLSLICCSTAEQKDPLPHKTGPTPIVWTKPKGFPDPVYDLSRNPLTEEGVRLGRFLFYDGILSRTNLIGCGTCHQQAAAFTHHGHELSHGVDDRLGVRNSPAIQNMAWNTSFFWDGGVHDLDLVPFNPIENPVEMDEKVLNVLDKLRKTPSPVSKIPVDYPGMFKDAFGTDEINTERMMKALSQFMMTMVSASSKYDYYLAGDANALNALEKQGLSVFEKNCSSCHQGVLFTDNSFRNNGLLPMRNNDQGRAANTGKDADAYKFKVPGLRNVGFTAPYMHDGRYHTLEEVLDHYTNNVQKLETLDPLLVQSDGKPGIALTQTEKQSLIAFLKTLSDEQFVRDTRFSDPGIGNSL; this is encoded by the coding sequence ATGAACAGAGCTATTTTCCTGGTAATGCTTTCGCTGATCTGTTGCAGTACAGCTGAGCAGAAAGATCCCCTGCCCCACAAGACAGGCCCAACACCCATTGTCTGGACCAAACCCAAAGGATTTCCCGATCCGGTGTACGATTTGTCCCGCAACCCGTTGACCGAAGAAGGTGTGCGACTGGGCCGGTTCCTATTTTATGACGGCATACTTTCGAGAACAAACCTGATCGGGTGCGGCACCTGCCATCAGCAGGCAGCGGCATTTACCCATCATGGCCATGAATTAAGCCACGGTGTCGACGACCGGTTGGGTGTCCGCAACTCGCCTGCTATCCAGAACATGGCATGGAACACTTCCTTTTTTTGGGACGGCGGTGTGCACGATCTGGATTTAGTGCCTTTTAATCCAATCGAAAACCCCGTTGAAATGGATGAGAAAGTACTGAACGTGCTGGATAAGTTAAGAAAAACGCCCAGCCCGGTGTCAAAAATCCCGGTCGATTACCCCGGGATGTTCAAGGATGCATTTGGAACGGATGAAATCAATACGGAACGGATGATGAAGGCGCTGTCACAGTTTATGATGACGATGGTTTCGGCCAGTTCAAAGTATGACTACTACCTTGCCGGAGATGCGAATGCGCTCAATGCGCTGGAAAAACAGGGTCTTTCTGTTTTTGAAAAAAATTGCAGCTCCTGCCACCAGGGGGTCCTTTTTACTGACAACAGTTTCCGGAACAATGGCCTTTTGCCCATGCGGAATAACGATCAGGGACGTGCAGCCAATACGGGAAAGGATGCCGACGCGTACAAATTCAAGGTGCCGGGCCTTCGTAATGTGGGTTTTACTGCGCCTTACATGCATGACGGGCGTTACCACACATTGGAGGAAGTGCTGGATCATTACACAAACAACGTCCAAAAACTGGAAACGCTGGACCCGCTCCTGGTACAGTCCGACGGAAAACCAGGCATTGCGTTAACCCAGACCGAAAAACAAAGCCTGATTGCATTCCTGAAAACACTTTCCGACGAGCAGTTTGTCCGGGACACCCGATTTTCCGATCCGGGGATTGGCAATTCACTTTAA
- a CDS encoding sensor histidine kinase — protein MLSISTSYSQFKRLLRHLLFWIAYYLYDGPISSIIEADPLSRIVIAAIAMPVKIAATYFTLYLMTTVYHDKSRPVRFYAYLFASIIFFGFMQRAVSYHLIYPKYYPQALDVPVWYLPKVIIETFGVYSVVAIVVVLHVGKQWYSSQQEKQQLKNDKLEAELKLLKAQIHPHFLFNTLNNLYSLTVTRSEKAPEIVHKLSELLSYMLHDSNKTIVPLQKEIDYIENYITLEKIRYEDRLDVSLNVFNAIRHIQIAPLLILPFVENSFKHGFSNDIGKVWVNIDILTSDNQLIIKVENSKSQTPSAYTNEALGGIGLVNVRKRLELIYKDRYELNIMDEETYLVILKIEI, from the coding sequence ATGCTCAGTATTTCAACCAGTTACAGTCAGTTCAAGAGACTGCTGCGGCATCTTTTATTCTGGATTGCCTACTATTTGTACGACGGCCCGATCTCCTCCATTATCGAGGCTGATCCGTTGTCGCGTATTGTGATCGCGGCCATAGCCATGCCCGTCAAGATCGCGGCTACCTACTTTACCCTCTACCTGATGACGACAGTGTATCATGACAAAAGCAGGCCGGTCAGATTCTATGCCTATTTGTTTGCCTCAATCATTTTCTTTGGATTTATGCAGCGGGCAGTCAGTTACCACCTTATTTACCCCAAATACTATCCGCAGGCGCTCGATGTCCCGGTTTGGTATCTGCCCAAGGTCATCATCGAAACGTTCGGAGTCTATTCGGTGGTCGCGATTGTGGTGGTGTTACATGTAGGAAAGCAATGGTACAGCAGCCAGCAGGAAAAGCAGCAGTTGAAAAACGATAAGCTCGAAGCGGAACTGAAACTGTTGAAAGCCCAGATCCACCCGCATTTTTTGTTTAATACGCTCAATAACCTGTATTCACTTACGGTTACCAGGTCGGAAAAGGCCCCAGAAATCGTTCATAAACTTTCGGAGCTGCTGAGCTACATGCTTCATGACAGCAACAAGACCATTGTGCCGCTGCAAAAGGAAATCGATTACATTGAGAACTACATTACCCTGGAAAAGATCCGTTACGAAGACCGGCTGGACGTTTCACTGAATGTTTTCAATGCGATCAGACACATTCAAATTGCCCCTTTGCTAATCCTGCCTTTTGTAGAAAACAGTTTCAAGCACGGGTTTAGTAATGATATTGGAAAGGTTTGGGTCAATATTGATATCCTTACAAGTGATAACCAGCTCATTATCAAGGTGGAGAATAGTAAAAGTCAAACCCCTTCGGCTTACACAAACGAAGCATTGGGCGGTATCGGGCTGGTGAATGTCAGGAAACGGCTGGAACTGATCTATAAAGATCGTTATGAACTAAATATCATGGATGAAGAGACTTATCTGGTCATTTTGAAAATAGAAATATAG
- a CDS encoding SRPBCC family protein, whose product MNVTKKIVVPATPHDAFNYFVYELNQWWPKAYTWSGEKLVEIRINPQVNGLCTETGPFGFRCDWGRVTEFTQSVKLSFTWQISPARIPEPDPDKASLVSILFTKSLYDATDITLIHSNFEKHGDGASGYAEAMDSEQGWPKILDAFKVYCRNQ is encoded by the coding sequence ATGAATGTAACAAAGAAGATAGTCGTACCAGCTACACCTCACGATGCATTTAACTACTTCGTTTATGAACTGAATCAGTGGTGGCCGAAAGCGTATACCTGGTCGGGTGAAAAGCTGGTTGAAATCCGGATCAACCCGCAGGTCAACGGTCTGTGCACCGAGACAGGCCCATTTGGCTTTCGATGCGATTGGGGAAGGGTCACAGAATTTACGCAAAGCGTGAAATTGAGTTTTACCTGGCAGATCAGCCCAGCCCGGATTCCCGAACCGGATCCGGACAAAGCGAGCTTGGTAAGTATCCTTTTTACCAAATCCTTGTATGACGCAACCGATATTACGTTGATCCACAGTAATTTCGAAAAACATGGTGATGGTGCGTCCGGCTATGCCGAGGCCATGGATTCCGAGCAGGGCTGGCCAAAGATCCTGGATGCGTTCAAAGTATATTGTCGAAACCAATAA
- a CDS encoding O-methyltransferase: MFSEFSKELEERMRFLENIDRQDRTDGTAREQRLRQITRETGQFLSLLLVNAPAGDIIEIGTSAGYSTVWLAFAAKETGRKVKTFEVSAEKVALARETFRIAGLEEYIELIHNDFLEEADRLGDIAFCFLDAEKEIYQSCFDAIAGKMVRNGLIVADNATDQFQALKPMITNALADPRFDCLTVPIGNGEFISRRK, translated from the coding sequence ATGTTCAGCGAATTTTCAAAGGAACTTGAAGAACGAATGCGCTTTCTGGAAAACATAGACCGGCAAGACCGTACGGACGGGACTGCGAGGGAGCAGCGTTTGAGGCAAATCACCAGGGAAACAGGTCAGTTTCTATCATTGTTGCTGGTCAATGCGCCCGCCGGGGATATCATCGAAATCGGAACGAGCGCAGGCTATTCCACGGTATGGCTGGCTTTTGCTGCGAAGGAAACGGGTAGAAAGGTAAAAACCTTCGAGGTGTCGGCGGAAAAGGTTGCTCTCGCCCGCGAAACGTTCCGGATCGCGGGGCTGGAAGAATACATTGAGCTGATCCACAATGATTTCCTGGAAGAAGCAGATCGCCTGGGCGACATTGCATTTTGTTTTCTCGATGCAGAAAAAGAAATCTATCAGTCCTGCTTCGATGCGATTGCCGGGAAAATGGTCAGGAACGGTTTGATAGTGGCCGACAATGCAACAGATCAGTTTCAGGCTTTGAAACCCATGATCACCAATGCGCTCGCGGATCCGAGGTTTGACTGCCTCACCGTTCCGATCGGCAACGGCGAATTTATCTCTCGCAGAAAATAG
- a CDS encoding LytTR family transcriptional regulator DNA-binding domain-containing protein, translating into MLTATLKVMEDKLPASVFARVHRSYLVNLTQMDEVGEGHIGIKGKSVALSHNLRDALLKRIRKFRMILR; encoded by the coding sequence TTGCTGACCGCCACCCTGAAAGTGATGGAAGACAAGCTTCCGGCCAGTGTTTTTGCGCGGGTCCACCGCTCCTATCTGGTGAATCTTACGCAAATGGACGAAGTAGGCGAAGGGCATATCGGGATCAAGGGAAAGAGTGTGGCGTTAAGCCATAACCTCCGCGACGCATTGCTAAAAAGGATCAGGAAGTTTAGGATGATTCTTCGGTAA
- a CDS encoding MbnP family protein, whose translation MKSINQYCAAAFAACLVILLTSCSTPASPGPKPDVPAGGKIRIEFDNVVGDTNLVLNNVTYHNASNEDFVVTKFNYFISNIKLTRADGSVYVVPQDSSYFLIKEGTTATQLVTLNNVPFGDYTAAEFMVGVDSARNTAPIEKRYGVLDPSGSMMDDGMYWAWNSGYIFTKLEGTSSKGNPVNGKFYYHIGLFGGYSERTVNNTRVVKLSFGESKASVTESKVPEVRLLVDVLKIFDGPATNIRIAEYKSIMAGQPAKSQQVADNYVNMFTLDRIR comes from the coding sequence ATGAAAAGTATCAATCAATACTGCGCGGCTGCATTCGCAGCCTGCCTGGTCATCCTGTTAACTTCGTGTTCCACCCCTGCCAGTCCAGGCCCCAAACCCGACGTCCCCGCCGGCGGGAAGATCCGGATCGAATTTGACAATGTTGTTGGCGACACAAACCTGGTTTTGAACAATGTTACCTACCACAATGCGTCAAATGAGGATTTTGTGGTTACCAAATTCAATTACTTCATTTCCAACATCAAGCTGACCAGGGCCGACGGAAGTGTATATGTCGTTCCGCAGGATTCCAGTTACTTCCTGATCAAAGAGGGAACCACAGCGACGCAACTCGTCACGCTGAACAATGTACCTTTCGGGGATTACACGGCGGCTGAATTTATGGTGGGCGTGGACAGTGCCCGAAATACTGCCCCCATTGAAAAGCGGTATGGCGTGCTCGATCCATCGGGTTCGATGATGGATGACGGAATGTACTGGGCCTGGAATTCGGGCTACATTTTCACTAAACTGGAAGGTACTTCTTCAAAGGGAAACCCGGTGAATGGTAAATTTTACTACCATATCGGTCTGTTTGGTGGGTATAGTGAGCGGACGGTCAACAACACGCGCGTTGTAAAACTGAGTTTTGGGGAATCAAAAGCCAGTGTCACCGAGAGCAAGGTTCCCGAAGTTCGCCTTCTGGTCGATGTCCTCAAAATTTTTGATGGCCCTGCTACGAATATCCGCATTGCTGAATACAAAAGCATTATGGCCGGCCAACCCGCAAAATCGCAGCAGGTGGCAGATAATTATGTCAACATGTTCACATTAGACCGCATCCGCTAG
- a CDS encoding SCO family protein translates to MKYLIACVLALMIGACKHKKLPILGEPDIVVKIVDGKKTEVTEYPKIPDYAFINHKNQVFTQKQMEGKIYVADFFFTTCPTICPVMKSNMLTVVERFKDNPEISILSHTIDPEHDTPAVLGKYAEDLGLKGDMWQFVTGDREKIYEIGQKHYLVSAMADPDAPGGFIHSGSFVLVDKNKYVRGIYDGTSSESTARLIADMAVLLEE, encoded by the coding sequence ATGAAATATCTAATCGCATGCGTACTGGCGCTGATGATCGGTGCGTGCAAACATAAAAAACTGCCGATACTGGGCGAGCCGGATATTGTGGTAAAAATCGTAGATGGCAAAAAAACGGAAGTAACGGAATATCCGAAAATTCCGGACTATGCTTTTATCAACCATAAAAATCAGGTGTTTACCCAAAAGCAGATGGAGGGGAAGATTTATGTGGCAGATTTCTTTTTCACAACGTGCCCGACGATCTGCCCTGTCATGAAATCGAACATGCTAACGGTTGTGGAGCGTTTCAAAGATAATCCTGAAATCAGCATCCTTTCGCATACGATCGACCCTGAACATGATACACCTGCCGTGTTGGGAAAATATGCCGAAGACCTGGGCCTGAAAGGCGACATGTGGCAGTTCGTTACCGGTGACCGGGAAAAAATCTATGAAATTGGTCAAAAGCATTACCTGGTTAGCGCAATGGCAGACCCCGATGCGCCGGGAGGTTTCATTCACAGCGGCTCATTCGTACTGGTCGATAAAAACAAATATGTCCGTGGAATTTATGACGGCACTTCCAGTGAGAGTACAGCCAGGCTCATAGCTGATATGGCTGTACTGTTGGAGGAGTAG
- a CDS encoding RNA polymerase sigma-70 factor, whose product MTDNLPHNSPGKNIESDKVLNLGPRPAQTDGPIDSEWMIRNGFEKSPKHGFELLFKRYHKVLCSHAARFVYSDTVAQDIVSEVFCKLWKSRSYEKITTSYRFYLFRSVRNEAYNYIRLEFQPTEQLEVAAGHVSSNGQLPDMITQYEEILNHVERLVQNLPPQCRKIFLMSRFEEKKYQEIADELGISIKTVEVHISRALLSLRHGLKEHWI is encoded by the coding sequence ATGACTGATAACCTGCCACACAATTCCCCCGGGAAGAACATTGAGTCAGACAAAGTGTTGAACCTCGGACCCAGGCCGGCTCAGACCGACGGTCCGATCGATAGTGAATGGATGATCCGGAATGGTTTTGAAAAAAGTCCGAAACACGGTTTTGAATTGTTGTTCAAACGCTACCACAAAGTACTGTGCAGTCACGCCGCGCGCTTCGTATATTCAGATACGGTAGCTCAGGATATTGTCAGCGAGGTTTTTTGCAAACTATGGAAATCCCGGTCGTACGAAAAAATCACTACCTCTTACCGCTTTTATTTATTCCGCTCCGTGAGGAATGAGGCCTATAATTATATCAGGCTGGAATTTCAGCCGACGGAACAACTGGAAGTCGCTGCAGGCCACGTATCCAGCAACGGCCAGCTGCCGGACATGATCACGCAGTATGAAGAAATCCTGAACCATGTGGAGCGGCTTGTACAAAACCTTCCGCCTCAGTGCCGTAAGATTTTCCTGATGAGCCGTTTTGAGGAAAAAAAGTATCAGGAGATCGCAGACGAGCTGGGCATATCTATTAAAACGGTAGAAGTACACATCAGCCGGGCGCTGCTTTCGTTGCGCCACGGATTAAAAGAACATTGGATTTAA
- a CDS encoding (2Fe-2S)-binding protein: MVTVELHINARKVKIDVDPDMPLLWAIRDFVGLTGTKYGCGIGQCGACTVHLDGNATRSCSVPVSAVGNQKITTIEGLSEKGDHPLQLAWQQEDVPQCGYCQAGQIMNAAALLRGNARPTDMEITTAMSGNICRCGTYQRIHKAIKKASTMRN, translated from the coding sequence ATGGTAACCGTGGAACTACACATCAATGCGCGGAAAGTCAAAATCGACGTCGACCCCGATATGCCGCTCCTGTGGGCGATCCGTGATTTCGTGGGATTGACAGGGACCAAATATGGTTGCGGAATTGGTCAGTGTGGTGCTTGTACGGTCCATTTGGATGGTAATGCAACCCGCTCGTGTTCAGTGCCGGTTTCGGCAGTAGGCAACCAAAAGATCACGACCATAGAAGGCCTGTCAGAAAAAGGCGACCATCCGCTGCAGCTGGCCTGGCAACAGGAGGATGTTCCGCAATGCGGTTACTGCCAGGCGGGCCAGATCATGAACGCCGCTGCACTGCTTCGCGGGAATGCCAGGCCCACGGATATGGAAATAACCACGGCCATGTCGGGCAATATTTGCCGCTGTGGCACTTACCAGCGCATTCACAAGGCTATCAAAAAAGCTTCAACCATGCGTAACTAA
- a CDS encoding LytR/AlgR family response regulator transcription factor, with the protein MNCLVIDDEPLATELISSYIERVDGLHLAKCCSNAVEALTYLHSTPADLLFLDIQMPKITGIDLIKSLPVKTRVIFTTAYRDYAIEAFDLDVVDYLLKPITFERFFKAISKVYGFKEPVFQPGAEYKLLHDFNESYIYLRAEREMVKVFLKDILYVESLRDYVRVKTTSGQIISYNKISYLEQKLPETKFKRVHRSFIVPLDQIVTFTPQSIKVSDFTIPIGRNYKNETLKALTRHDIMQS; encoded by the coding sequence ATGAATTGCCTGGTAATTGACGACGAGCCGCTGGCTACCGAACTGATCTCCTCTTACATCGAACGTGTGGACGGCCTTCACCTGGCAAAATGCTGTTCCAATGCTGTGGAAGCACTTACATATCTCCATAGCACGCCAGCTGACCTGCTTTTTCTGGATATTCAGATGCCCAAAATAACGGGTATTGATCTGATCAAATCGTTGCCGGTCAAAACCAGGGTCATTTTCACAACAGCTTACCGCGATTATGCTATCGAAGCGTTTGATCTGGATGTGGTCGATTACCTCCTGAAACCAATCACTTTTGAAAGGTTTTTCAAAGCCATCAGCAAAGTGTATGGGTTTAAAGAGCCTGTATTTCAGCCAGGGGCGGAATATAAGTTGCTGCATGATTTCAATGAGTCCTACATCTACCTGCGTGCGGAGCGGGAAATGGTGAAGGTTTTTTTGAAAGACATTTTATACGTTGAAAGCCTCCGCGATTATGTCCGGGTGAAAACAACCAGTGGGCAGATCATTTCCTACAACAAGATCAGTTATCTGGAGCAAAAGCTCCCCGAAACCAAATTCAAGCGCGTGCACCGCTCCTTCATCGTCCCGCTCGACCAGATCGTGACCTTCACGCCGCAAAGCATCAAAGTAAGTGACTTCACCATTCCGATCGGCCGAAATTACAAGAATGAAACTTTAAAGGCGCTGACAAGGCATGATATCATGCAATCCTGA
- a CDS encoding xanthine dehydrogenase family protein molybdopterin-binding subunit, producing MQRRDFIRSAGVAGGLLLSFQELMAGSWEAKLVAPGTVVPGTALGDFVRIDANGDVLFQFVKHEMGQGVATAMAQILADELCADWEKVRIAFPDADMQRYQNDRNGGHDTGGSCTIIYQWDLLRTAGATVKQMLIAAAARQWNTAPEQCYAEKHYVFQKNTAKKLAFGALALSAAKLPVPAKVELKKAIDFQIIGKSKPAKLVPKIVTGELKYGMDVKVPGMLYAVIARCPVFKGKLKSFDASEAMKIAGARDVFSTQPIAGLQLNAPYMPYDIREGVAVVADSFWAARQMQAKLIIQWDEGPNGKLSSPDFEEMAWARATHRTDPTGFIGDANAVADLNHVRKTVRASYVYPQQLHSCMEPLNCTAHMGEDGCEIWIGTQAPHLIDSEIRRVFGFSQDSVKIHLCPSGGGFGRRYYPDMAVEAAFVSRQAGNVPVKMIWTREDDHQANLAHLFQHMEYQAALDKDNNLYAWYEKEIRTYTWSARYMDPKLPSMAYAIPNVRYDFEDMIQQELVHSSAWRGVDGHGRFYGECFLDEVAAELKRDPLEFRLALLNGGKDTYVGDAIPVHGSRILRVLKLAAEKAKWGEPLPPGRGKGIAVSTFGYSYCAVIADVTMHENKLTINKMTIAIDCGKVINPSGVEQQMTGGIVWSLTALLYGGLPIKNGRAVHTNFHENKLLRMNECPPMEVHFVDTDEQRPGGVGEVSSPLGVPAVLNAIFAASGKRIRKIPLEMQGIGTA from the coding sequence ATGCAAAGACGAGATTTTATCCGTTCGGCCGGCGTCGCCGGTGGGTTGTTGTTATCATTCCAGGAATTGATGGCTGGTTCCTGGGAGGCAAAACTGGTTGCGCCCGGCACGGTAGTGCCCGGCACAGCTCTGGGTGACTTTGTACGAATTGACGCCAATGGCGATGTACTGTTCCAATTTGTAAAACATGAAATGGGGCAGGGCGTCGCCACGGCTATGGCGCAGATTCTGGCGGATGAACTTTGTGCGGATTGGGAAAAAGTGAGAATAGCCTTTCCGGATGCCGATATGCAGCGCTATCAGAATGACAGGAATGGCGGGCATGATACGGGCGGAAGCTGCACGATCATTTATCAGTGGGACCTGCTGCGCACAGCGGGCGCGACGGTAAAGCAAATGCTCATCGCAGCCGCAGCCAGGCAATGGAACACGGCGCCGGAGCAGTGCTATGCTGAAAAACATTATGTGTTTCAGAAAAACACGGCGAAGAAACTCGCTTTCGGAGCATTGGCGCTATCCGCAGCCAAGTTGCCGGTCCCGGCTAAGGTCGAACTGAAAAAAGCGATTGATTTCCAGATCATCGGAAAGTCAAAACCGGCCAAGCTTGTACCCAAAATCGTTACCGGCGAACTCAAATATGGGATGGATGTGAAGGTGCCCGGGATGCTTTATGCGGTCATTGCACGTTGTCCGGTTTTTAAAGGGAAACTAAAATCTTTCGACGCTTCGGAAGCAATGAAGATTGCAGGGGCCAGGGACGTCTTCAGTACGCAGCCAATTGCAGGTTTGCAGCTGAATGCTCCATATATGCCGTACGATATCCGCGAAGGCGTGGCTGTTGTCGCAGATTCATTCTGGGCTGCCAGGCAAATGCAGGCTAAGCTCATCATTCAGTGGGACGAAGGCCCGAACGGAAAGCTGAGTTCGCCCGATTTCGAAGAAATGGCATGGGCGCGCGCCACGCACCGGACCGATCCCACTGGTTTTATCGGCGATGCCAATGCGGTGGCTGACCTGAACCATGTTCGCAAAACAGTGCGCGCTTCGTACGTTTATCCACAGCAGCTGCATTCTTGCATGGAACCGCTCAACTGCACTGCGCATATGGGCGAAGATGGATGTGAAATCTGGATCGGAACGCAGGCGCCGCATCTGATTGACAGCGAAATACGCCGTGTTTTCGGGTTTTCTCAGGACAGCGTTAAGATCCATCTTTGCCCGTCGGGAGGTGGTTTTGGCAGACGGTATTACCCTGATATGGCAGTGGAAGCAGCTTTTGTTTCCAGGCAGGCGGGCAATGTACCAGTGAAAATGATCTGGACACGTGAGGACGACCATCAGGCGAATTTGGCGCACCTTTTCCAGCACATGGAATATCAGGCTGCATTAGACAAGGACAACAATTTGTATGCGTGGTACGAAAAGGAGATCAGGACTTACACCTGGTCGGCCAGGTATATGGACCCGAAACTGCCGTCAATGGCATATGCAATCCCGAATGTGCGCTATGATTTTGAAGATATGATCCAGCAGGAACTGGTGCATTCATCGGCCTGGCGAGGCGTGGATGGTCATGGTCGGTTTTATGGTGAGTGCTTTCTGGACGAAGTAGCCGCGGAATTGAAACGCGATCCGCTCGAATTCCGTCTGGCGCTTTTAAACGGTGGAAAAGATACTTATGTCGGGGATGCGATACCAGTTCACGGGTCGAGGATCTTGCGGGTATTGAAACTGGCCGCCGAAAAAGCGAAATGGGGTGAACCATTACCGCCAGGCCGGGGAAAGGGCATCGCAGTAAGTACATTCGGATACAGCTATTGTGCAGTTATTGCAGACGTTACCATGCATGAAAACAAGCTTACTATCAACAAAATGACCATTGCCATCGACTGCGGGAAAGTCATTAATCCGTCGGGTGTCGAGCAACAAATGACCGGGGGCATTGTATGGAGCCTTACCGCATTATTATATGGTGGACTGCCTATTAAAAATGGCCGGGCGGTGCATACCAACTTCCATGAAAACAAGTTGCTGCGTATGAATGAATGTCCCCCTATGGAAGTGCATTTCGTTGACACCGATGAACAAAGGCCGGGCGGAGTAGGTGAAGTATCCAGTCCGCTGGGCGTTCCGGCAGTATTGAATGCGATCTTCGCTGCCAGCGGTAAAAGGATCCGGAAGATCCCGCTGGAAATGCAGGGGATTGGTACGGCTTAG
- a CDS encoding FecR family protein, translated as MKPTISKRLIFDHFANKTSPLQRTAIENWLTDRDNEELYYQWLEEWERNHLQYDAPSEIALENFFSIVEQEESARPEEHISFYEKLANWTNYHAGKIAAVIAIALGLAWYNRDTITYISYKTGYGEIETFELSDGSKVKLNGNSVLKLSRWNFGETKREVFLKGDASFDVEHLKNHQKFIVNTPENFTVEVLGTEFTMSARKFGSKVVLTNGKVKLHYKEAAKEKELVMKPGDVVKLKKDRPMEITRTEAPETYSEWENKRFVFDETTLEEMGYQLQETYGLEVTFSNQAIANRQLMGSFKGRTIDEFLQSIAEVLDLSVSRENNKVLFTDH; from the coding sequence ATGAAACCAACAATCAGCAAGAGGCTCATATTCGACCATTTTGCAAACAAAACTTCTCCGCTGCAACGCACTGCCATTGAAAACTGGCTGACAGACAGGGACAACGAAGAGCTTTATTATCAATGGCTGGAAGAATGGGAACGAAACCACCTTCAATACGATGCGCCAAGCGAGATAGCGCTGGAAAATTTTTTTTCAATCGTTGAACAAGAGGAATCCGCAAGGCCTGAGGAGCACATAAGCTTCTATGAGAAGCTGGCAAACTGGACCAATTACCACGCCGGAAAAATCGCCGCGGTGATCGCGATCGCACTCGGACTGGCCTGGTACAACCGGGATACAATCACTTATATCTCGTACAAAACCGGTTACGGAGAGATTGAAACTTTTGAGCTCAGCGACGGCAGCAAAGTGAAGCTAAACGGGAACTCGGTATTGAAGCTGTCCCGCTGGAATTTTGGAGAAACGAAAAGAGAGGTTTTCCTGAAAGGCGACGCGAGCTTTGACGTAGAACACCTTAAAAATCACCAGAAATTCATCGTCAATACGCCCGAAAACTTTACTGTGGAGGTATTAGGCACCGAATTTACAATGTCGGCGCGAAAATTCGGGTCCAAAGTGGTACTCACCAACGGAAAAGTGAAACTGCATTACAAGGAAGCTGCCAAGGAGAAGGAACTCGTGATGAAACCCGGGGATGTAGTGAAGCTCAAAAAAGACCGGCCCATGGAAATAACCCGCACGGAAGCACCTGAAACTTACTCTGAGTGGGAAAACAAACGCTTCGTGTTCGACGAAACTACCCTGGAAGAAATGGGCTATCAGCTTCAGGAAACCTATGGACTAGAAGTGACTTTCAGTAACCAGGCGATCGCCAACCGGCAACTGATGGGGTCTTTTAAAGGACGTACCATCGACGAATTTTTACAATCGATCGCGGAGGTACTCGACCTCTCGGTAAGCCGGGAAAATAACAAAGTGCTTTTTACAGACCATTAA
- a CDS encoding response regulator, whose product MKTDVKLLIVEDDMIIAADMAMQLSKLGYEVSGIVPRGEELIATTAASSRRTKNTC is encoded by the coding sequence ATGAAAACAGACGTGAAGTTGCTCATTGTTGAGGACGATATGATCATCGCCGCCGACATGGCCATGCAACTTAGCAAGCTGGGATATGAAGTGAGCGGAATTGTGCCCCGGGGCGAAGAGCTGATCGCAACTACTGCCGCCTCTTCACGGCGAACAAAGAATACTTGCTGA